One Desulfobulbus propionicus DSM 2032 DNA segment encodes these proteins:
- a CDS encoding valine--tRNA ligase → MQATNLNNPDKYDLPKAYEFSEVEQRWYTHWLEEKTFSARMEEGRPSFSIVIPPPNVTGVLHIGHALNNTLQDLLVRYHRMKGDNTLWVPGTDHAGIATQNVVERQLASEQLSRHDLGRERFIERVWAWKEEKGGTIINQLKRMGASCDWDRERFTMDEGLSKAVREVFVRLYKEGLIYKGDYIVNWCPRCHTALADDEVEHDPTDGKLYHIRYPYADGSGHVVVATTRPETMLGDTAVAVHPEDERYQHLKTIGISLPLTGRTIPVVFDHHVQREFGTGALKVTPAHDRDDYEIGLRHDLPRLKVMDDHGVMNSEAGSYAGLDRFACRKQIVADLQEQGFLDKIEDYQHAVGKCYRCSTVVEPTTSKQWFVSVRPLADKAVAAVQEGRIKLYPNTWYRTFYAWMENIRDWCISRQIWWGHRIPAWTCEGCGQLVVEVSAPDACPFCGSTTLHQENDVLDTWFSSALWPFSTLGWPENTKELATFYPTSVLITSFDILFFWVARMMMMGLHFMDEVPFHDVYLHALVRDKFGKKMSKSTGNVIDPLVMIGQYGTDAFRFTLTAFAAQGREIRMDEERIDGYRRFINKLWNAARFAQMHLKEADPAITALAADPEKLALAHRWILSRINGTIAEVRAALDGYNFNEVASASYQFVWHEFCDWYLEWIKADLFSDDATARDQAKAVLLTVLEQVLKLMHPICPFVTEEIWSQLPGERRTIMLEPFPEVNPAWEDAEAETAMNLLMGVISGLRTIRTEAEVHPSAKIEAQLICPDAAKRQLLTDFAPGIQAMVRASALTIVTEATVPDDAGHALVQDVELVVPLKGLIDVVGELDKLARERGKLEKELERIVAKLGNDKFMSNAPEAVVAKERDKEAEIRARLAKTIESTERLNKLR, encoded by the coding sequence ATGCAAGCGACAAACTTGAACAATCCCGACAAATACGATCTGCCCAAGGCCTACGAGTTCAGCGAGGTCGAACAGCGCTGGTACACCCACTGGCTGGAGGAAAAAACCTTCAGCGCCCGCATGGAGGAGGGGCGGCCGTCGTTCTCCATCGTCATTCCGCCGCCCAACGTCACCGGCGTGCTTCACATCGGCCACGCCCTCAACAATACCCTCCAGGATCTCCTGGTGCGCTATCACCGGATGAAGGGCGACAATACCCTGTGGGTACCGGGAACCGATCACGCGGGCATCGCCACCCAGAACGTGGTCGAGCGCCAGTTGGCCAGCGAACAACTGAGCCGCCACGATCTCGGCCGGGAGCGGTTCATCGAGCGGGTCTGGGCCTGGAAAGAGGAGAAGGGCGGGACGATCATCAACCAGCTCAAACGCATGGGCGCCTCCTGCGATTGGGACCGGGAGCGGTTCACCATGGACGAAGGCTTGTCCAAGGCGGTGCGCGAGGTCTTTGTTCGCCTCTACAAGGAGGGGCTGATCTACAAGGGCGATTACATCGTCAACTGGTGCCCGCGCTGCCACACGGCGCTCGCCGACGACGAGGTCGAGCATGACCCCACCGACGGTAAACTCTACCACATCCGTTATCCGTATGCCGACGGCAGTGGCCATGTGGTGGTGGCCACCACCCGGCCCGAGACCATGCTCGGCGATACGGCGGTGGCGGTCCATCCCGAGGACGAGCGCTACCAGCACCTGAAAACCATCGGCATCAGCCTGCCGCTCACCGGCCGCACCATCCCGGTGGTGTTCGATCACCACGTGCAGCGCGAATTCGGCACCGGCGCCCTCAAGGTCACCCCGGCGCATGACCGCGACGACTACGAGATCGGCCTGCGCCACGATCTGCCCCGGCTGAAGGTGATGGATGATCACGGAGTGATGAACAGCGAGGCCGGCAGCTACGCGGGTCTGGACCGGTTCGCCTGCCGCAAGCAGATCGTGGCCGACCTGCAGGAGCAGGGCTTTCTCGACAAGATCGAGGACTACCAGCACGCGGTGGGCAAATGTTACCGTTGCAGCACGGTGGTCGAGCCCACCACTTCCAAGCAGTGGTTCGTCAGTGTCCGGCCCTTGGCCGACAAGGCGGTGGCCGCGGTTCAGGAAGGGCGGATCAAGCTGTATCCCAATACCTGGTACCGCACCTTCTACGCCTGGATGGAGAACATCCGCGACTGGTGCATCAGCCGCCAGATCTGGTGGGGCCACCGCATTCCGGCCTGGACCTGCGAGGGCTGCGGCCAGTTGGTGGTCGAGGTCAGCGCCCCGGACGCCTGCCCCTTCTGCGGCTCGACCACGCTGCACCAGGAAAACGATGTGCTCGATACCTGGTTCAGCTCGGCCCTGTGGCCCTTCTCCACCCTGGGTTGGCCGGAAAACACCAAGGAACTGGCCACGTTCTATCCTACCTCGGTGCTGATCACCAGCTTTGACATCCTCTTTTTCTGGGTGGCGCGGATGATGATGATGGGGTTGCACTTCATGGACGAGGTCCCGTTCCACGACGTCTATCTCCACGCCCTGGTGCGCGACAAGTTCGGCAAGAAGATGTCCAAGTCCACCGGCAACGTCATCGATCCGCTGGTGATGATTGGGCAGTACGGCACCGACGCCTTCCGCTTCACCCTTACCGCCTTTGCCGCCCAGGGCCGCGAGATCCGCATGGACGAGGAGCGCATCGACGGCTACCGCAGATTTATCAACAAGCTGTGGAACGCGGCCCGCTTCGCCCAGATGCACCTCAAGGAGGCCGACCCGGCGATCACGGCGCTGGCCGCCGATCCAGAGAAGCTCGCCTTGGCGCACCGCTGGATTCTCAGCCGCATCAATGGAACCATTGCCGAGGTGCGGGCGGCGCTCGACGGCTACAACTTCAACGAAGTGGCCTCGGCCTCCTACCAGTTCGTCTGGCACGAGTTCTGCGACTGGTACCTGGAGTGGATCAAGGCCGACCTGTTCAGCGATGATGCCACCGCCCGCGATCAGGCCAAGGCGGTGCTGCTCACCGTGCTGGAGCAGGTGCTCAAGCTGATGCACCCCATCTGCCCCTTTGTCACCGAGGAGATCTGGAGCCAGCTGCCCGGCGAGCGGCGCACCATCATGCTCGAACCCTTCCCCGAGGTCAATCCCGCCTGGGAGGATGCGGAGGCCGAGACAGCGATGAACCTGCTCATGGGAGTGATCTCCGGTCTGCGCACCATCCGTACCGAGGCCGAGGTCCACCCCAGCGCCAAGATCGAGGCCCAGCTCATTTGTCCGGATGCGGCCAAGCGTCAGCTGCTCACCGACTTTGCCCCTGGCATCCAGGCCATGGTCCGGGCCAGCGCGCTGACCATCGTCACCGAAGCCACGGTGCCCGACGATGCCGGTCACGCTCTGGTGCAGGATGTCGAACTGGTGGTGCCGCTCAAGGGGTTGATCGATGTGGTCGGCGAACTAGACAAGCTGGCCAGGGAGAGGGGTAAGCTGGAAAAGGAGCTGGAGCGAATCGTCGCCAAGCTCGGGAACGACAAGTTCATGAGCAACGCCCCCGAGGCGGTGGTGGCCAAGGAGCGGGACAAGGAGGCCGAGATCCGCGCCCGCTTGGCCAAGACCATCGAATCCACCGAACGCCTGAACAAACTGCGCTGA
- a CDS encoding M24 family metallopeptidase, whose amino-acid sequence MTDMLYTPKSEIDARIATFQQTLEQLGLDGALIIHHTNLFYLSGTSQSSHLFIPRAGQPVLMVRKSFERACTESPIDTILEVKSLKAIPDLLKDRGFAIETLGLELDVIPYNTWQFYAKVFNDTTFSDISDVLRRLRTIKSAYEIDLLHRACGVLDQVFAEVPSWLREGMTEIELASLFEAGMRKRGYGGCSKMRAFNQDFFMGNVTSGSSGAAPTYFDGPVGGCGLTPANNPHGAGWKTIGKNEVVYIDYTCVINGYTADGARMFVLGDVSARLRQAHAAALAIQAELVGMLKPGVLCETVYAKSVELAEQMGLADHFMGMGNDRVRFIGHGVGLELDEYPIFATGVKMPLAAGMTFALEPKFVFPEGAIGTENTFVLQADGPQVLTHAPEEIVRV is encoded by the coding sequence ATGACGGACATGCTGTACACGCCAAAAAGCGAGATTGACGCGCGCATCGCCACCTTTCAGCAGACCCTGGAGCAGCTGGGGCTCGACGGCGCCCTGATCATCCACCATACCAACCTGTTCTATCTTAGCGGCACCTCGCAATCGAGCCATCTGTTCATCCCCCGCGCCGGCCAACCGGTTCTCATGGTGCGCAAGAGTTTCGAGCGGGCCTGCACCGAGTCGCCGATCGACACCATCCTGGAGGTGAAGAGCCTGAAGGCGATTCCCGACCTGCTCAAGGATCGGGGGTTTGCAATCGAGACCCTGGGCCTGGAGCTGGATGTCATCCCCTACAATACCTGGCAGTTCTATGCCAAGGTCTTCAACGACACCACCTTCTCCGACATCTCGGATGTCCTCAGGCGCCTCCGCACCATCAAATCCGCCTATGAGATCGATCTGCTCCACCGCGCCTGCGGCGTGCTCGATCAGGTCTTTGCCGAGGTGCCCTCCTGGCTGCGCGAGGGCATGACCGAAATTGAACTGGCCAGCCTGTTCGAGGCCGGGATGCGCAAACGCGGCTACGGCGGCTGTTCCAAGATGCGCGCCTTCAACCAGGACTTCTTCATGGGCAACGTCACCTCCGGATCAAGTGGCGCCGCCCCTACCTACTTCGACGGGCCGGTGGGGGGCTGCGGCCTGACCCCGGCCAATAACCCGCACGGCGCCGGCTGGAAGACCATCGGCAAGAACGAAGTCGTCTACATCGACTACACCTGCGTGATCAACGGCTACACCGCCGACGGCGCCCGGATGTTTGTCCTCGGCGATGTCTCCGCGCGGTTGCGCCAGGCCCATGCGGCGGCGCTGGCCATCCAGGCCGAACTGGTGGGCATGCTCAAGCCCGGGGTCCTCTGTGAAACGGTCTACGCCAAATCGGTCGAACTGGCCGAGCAGATGGGGCTGGCGGACCATTTCATGGGCATGGGCAACGACCGGGTGCGCTTCATCGGCCACGGCGTCGGTCTGGAACTCGACGAGTATCCGATCTTCGCCACCGGGGTAAAGATGCCCCTGGCCGCCGGCATGACCTTTGCCCTGGAGCCGAAATTCGTCTTCCCGGAAGGGGCCATCGGCACGGAAAACACCTTTGTGCTCCAAGCCGACGGACCGCAGGTGCTGACCCATGCGCCGGAGGAAATTGTCCGCGTGTAG
- a CDS encoding deoxyguanosinetriphosphate triphosphohydrolase — protein MTRECTIREQLEEQERHTLSPFACLSSRSRGRLFGDEAPCHLRTAFQRDRDRIIHSKTFRRLKHKTQVFLAPAGDHYRTRLTHVLEVSQIARTMAVCLRLNEYLTEAIALGHDLGHTPFGHAGEFSLNLLHPKGFKHYRQSLRIVDFLENGGCGLNLTWEVRNGILKHSKGYGEILPDDTTELAATLEGQLVRVADIMAYVNHDMDDALRADMLHNDDLPKHLRAVLGDRSSQRIDAMVGDLVATTLARHDGRLHLSERMNDTITELRAFLYDNVYRNCRVHNEFEKAQRIIRDLYAFFLEHEFPEDGIGSCCRLRNPVQSVEEEQKRHRQVCDFIAGMTDRYALTLYSQIFMPKPWSVL, from the coding sequence ATGACCAGGGAATGCACCATCCGGGAGCAGCTTGAGGAACAGGAACGGCACACCCTGTCTCCCTTTGCCTGCCTGAGCAGCCGCTCCAGGGGACGGCTGTTCGGCGACGAGGCGCCCTGTCATCTGCGCACCGCCTTTCAAAGGGATCGCGATCGGATCATTCATTCCAAGACCTTTCGTCGGCTGAAGCACAAAACCCAGGTTTTTCTCGCCCCGGCCGGCGACCACTATCGCACCCGCCTCACCCATGTGCTCGAGGTCTCGCAGATCGCCCGCACCATGGCGGTTTGCCTGCGGCTCAACGAGTATCTGACCGAGGCCATTGCCCTGGGCCACGATCTCGGCCACACGCCCTTTGGCCATGCCGGCGAATTCAGCCTCAACCTGCTCCATCCCAAGGGCTTCAAGCATTACCGCCAGAGCCTGCGTATCGTTGATTTTCTCGAAAACGGTGGCTGCGGCCTCAATCTCACCTGGGAGGTGCGCAACGGCATTCTCAAACACTCCAAGGGCTACGGCGAGATCCTGCCCGACGACACCACCGAGCTGGCCGCCACCCTGGAAGGACAGCTGGTACGGGTGGCGGACATCATGGCCTACGTCAACCACGACATGGATGACGCTCTGCGCGCCGACATGCTGCATAACGACGATCTGCCCAAGCATCTGCGTGCCGTGCTCGGCGACCGTTCCTCGCAGCGGATCGATGCCATGGTCGGTGATCTGGTCGCCACCACCCTGGCCCGCCACGACGGCCGGTTGCACCTGAGCGAGCGGATGAACGATACCATCACCGAACTGCGCGCCTTTCTCTACGACAACGTCTATCGTAACTGCCGGGTACACAACGAGTTCGAGAAGGCGCAGCGAATCATCCGCGACCTGTATGCGTTCTTCCTGGAGCACGAATTCCCCGAAGACGGCATCGGCTCCTGTTGCCGCCTGCGCAATCCCGTGCAGTCGGTGGAGGAGGAGCAAAAACGGCACCGCCAGGTGTGCGACTTTATCGCCGGCATGACCGACCGTTATGCCCTGACCCTGTATTCCCAGATTTTCATGCCCAAACCCTGGAGCGTACTCTAG
- the nspC gene encoding carboxynorspermidine decarboxylase, with protein MNEARFHGRYGCRFDPARVVTPAFVVDEGLLADNLALLAQVKQATGCKILLALKCFAMFSVFPLLRQVLDGVCCSSPHEARLGREEFGREVHSFAAAYSEHDIEQLAVTSDHLVFNSFGQWQRFRSLAETTAKRTGRELKFGLRVNPEHSEGATPIYDPCAPGSRLGIRRKDFRADLLDGISGLHWHNLCEQDADCLQRTVAAVERNFAEVIPQMAYINFGGGHHITRPGYQLDLLIDIVGRFQDRWGVQVYLEPGEAVALNAGYLVATVLDVVNADMPIAIIDASVPAHMPDVLEMPYRPHIVGSGEAGEKAWTCRIGGLSCLAGDVAGEYSFDAELAPGDRLVFTDMAIYTMVKTNTFNGVQLPSIMRYRPDDDELVLVRRFGYEEFKTRLS; from the coding sequence GTGAACGAAGCCCGCTTTCACGGCCGATACGGTTGCCGCTTCGATCCGGCGCGAGTGGTGACTCCGGCCTTCGTGGTCGACGAGGGGTTGCTGGCCGACAACCTCGCTCTCCTTGCCCAGGTCAAGCAGGCCACCGGTTGCAAGATCCTCCTGGCTCTGAAATGCTTTGCCATGTTCAGCGTCTTTCCGCTGCTCCGGCAGGTGCTGGATGGGGTCTGCTGCAGCTCGCCGCACGAGGCCCGGCTCGGCCGCGAGGAGTTCGGCCGCGAGGTGCACAGCTTTGCCGCCGCCTACTCCGAACACGATATCGAGCAGTTGGCCGTGACCAGTGATCATTTGGTGTTCAATTCCTTTGGCCAGTGGCAGCGGTTCCGCAGTCTGGCTGAAACCACAGCTAAGCGGACAGGTCGGGAGCTGAAGTTCGGCCTGCGCGTCAATCCCGAGCATTCCGAAGGAGCCACCCCCATCTATGACCCGTGTGCGCCGGGCTCGCGGCTGGGCATCCGCAGGAAAGATTTCCGCGCCGATCTGCTCGACGGCATCAGCGGCCTGCACTGGCACAACCTCTGCGAGCAGGACGCCGACTGTTTGCAGCGGACCGTGGCCGCAGTGGAACGGAACTTTGCCGAGGTGATCCCGCAGATGGCCTACATCAACTTCGGCGGCGGCCACCACATCACCCGTCCCGGCTATCAGCTCGATTTGCTGATCGATATTGTGGGCCGCTTCCAGGACCGTTGGGGGGTACAGGTCTATCTCGAACCCGGCGAGGCGGTGGCTCTCAACGCTGGTTACCTGGTGGCCACGGTGCTCGACGTGGTGAACGCCGATATGCCGATCGCCATCATCGATGCCTCGGTGCCTGCCCACATGCCCGATGTGCTGGAAATGCCCTACCGGCCGCACATCGTCGGCTCGGGCGAAGCGGGAGAAAAAGCCTGGACCTGCCGGATCGGCGGGCTCTCCTGCCTGGCCGGCGACGTGGCCGGCGAATACTCCTTCGATGCGGAGCTTGCCCCCGGCGACCGGCTGGTGTTCACCGACATGGCCATCTACACCATGGTCAAAACCAATACCTTCAACGGCGTGCAGTTGCCCTCGATCATGCGCTACCGGCCGGACGACGACGAACTCGTGCTGGTGCGCCGCTTCGGTTACGAGGAGTTCAAAACGCGCCTGAGCTGA
- a CDS encoding DUF4388 domain-containing protein, whose amino-acid sequence MQTNPLNRPGPPQAPPTSSRHAADQPAKTAAAFQGDIAAIALENIFQLFDFAALSGKLEVHAPENSGSFYFASGVLTYGMLRINPRKIGEMLLESGMITEEQLHECLLLHRQDQGTRPLGHLLQEKGYVDAARLDDLLIRQIKEAFFESLSWRQGTFAFYPGQMSVPTTMRLQERVDHLLLEGMVYLDTLASPES is encoded by the coding sequence ATGCAAACCAATCCGTTGAATAGACCAGGCCCACCGCAGGCCCCCCCGACGTCCTCCCGGCACGCAGCCGATCAGCCCGCGAAAACGGCGGCCGCCTTTCAGGGCGATATCGCCGCCATTGCCTTGGAGAACATCTTTCAGCTGTTCGATTTTGCCGCCCTCAGCGGAAAACTCGAAGTGCATGCCCCGGAAAACAGCGGCAGTTTTTATTTTGCCAGCGGCGTGCTGACCTATGGCATGTTGCGCATCAATCCTCGTAAAATCGGTGAGATGCTGCTCGAATCCGGCATGATCACCGAAGAACAGCTGCACGAATGCCTCCTCCTTCATCGGCAGGACCAGGGCACGCGCCCCCTGGGGCACCTCCTTCAGGAGAAGGGCTACGTGGACGCGGCCCGGCTGGACGATCTGCTCATCCGTCAGATCAAGGAGGCATTTTTCGAGTCCTTGTCCTGGCGCCAGGGAACCTTTGCCTTTTACCCCGGTCAGATGTCCGTGCCGACAACCATGCGCCTGCAGGAACGGGTCGATCATCTGTTGCTGGAGGGCATGGTGTACCTCGACACCCTGGCCTCTCCCGAGAGCTGA
- the nadC gene encoding carboxylating nicotinate-nucleotide diphosphorylase, producing the protein MDTFLLDPLLRNLLAEDLEHSDITTEAIFSPEDQAQAYFIARHPMTVVGMETVAARVFRLLDPSVVCTDAVADGTRVETGTALLAISGATRALLRGERVALNLVQRLCGIATLTTAFVDAVRHTKATIVDTRKTTPGLRLLEKYAVRASGGRNHRYSLSDGVLIKDNHIAACGSITEAVRRVRARVPHTINVEVETDTLAQVEECLACGVGVIMLDNMDLATMRQAVNLIDGRAIIEASGGVNLDTVRGIAETGVDIISVGALTHSARACDIGMDWRS; encoded by the coding sequence ATGGATACCTTTTTGCTCGATCCCCTGCTGCGGAACCTGCTCGCCGAAGATCTGGAACACAGCGATATCACCACCGAGGCCATTTTCAGCCCCGAAGACCAGGCCCAGGCTTATTTCATCGCCCGCCACCCCATGACCGTGGTCGGCATGGAAACCGTGGCCGCGCGGGTCTTTCGTCTGCTCGATCCAAGCGTGGTCTGCACCGATGCCGTGGCCGACGGCACCCGGGTCGAGACCGGCACGGCGTTGCTCGCCATCAGCGGCGCCACCCGTGCCCTGTTGCGGGGCGAGCGGGTGGCGCTCAACCTGGTGCAACGGTTGTGCGGCATCGCCACCCTGACCACGGCCTTTGTTGACGCGGTCAGGCACACCAAGGCCACCATCGTCGATACCCGCAAGACCACGCCCGGTCTGCGGTTGTTGGAAAAGTACGCGGTGCGGGCCAGCGGCGGCCGCAACCACCGCTACAGCCTCAGCGACGGCGTGCTCATCAAGGACAACCACATCGCGGCCTGCGGCTCGATCACCGAGGCGGTGCGCCGGGTGCGGGCCCGAGTGCCGCACACCATCAACGTCGAGGTCGAGACCGATACGCTCGCCCAGGTGGAGGAGTGTCTGGCCTGCGGCGTGGGGGTGATCATGCTCGACAACATGGATCTGGCCACCATGCGCCAGGCGGTGAACCTGATCGACGGTCGGGCGATCATCGAGGCCTCGGGCGGGGTCAACCTGGACACCGTGCGCGGTATCGCCGAGACCGGGGTGGATATCATCTCGGTCGGGGCACTCACCCACAGTGCCCGCGCCTGCGACATCGGTATGGACTGGCGGAGCTGA
- the prfB gene encoding peptide chain release factor 2 (programmed frameshift) — protein MADITESAESKQLLDSLKGKMLVLKEHLDLDGKREQVELLERQTVSPNFWDNQSEAKRVQRQLGQLQDLIGVWEKNFGDLEDAEMLLDMAREENDQDTYQEVVSGLDDLRRRVELVELECMFSGEHDANNAILTIHAGAGGTEAQDWVGILLRMYLRWAESKGFKADILDLLPGDEAGTKSVTIMVKGKYAYGYLRSEVGIHRLVRISPFDASGRRHTSFASVMVMPELDDDVEIEINDKDIRIDTYRASGSGGQHVNKTDSAIRITHFPTGIVVQCQNERSQHSNKATAMKMLMARLYEREKEEQQRTQENIQGDKKEIAWGSQIRSYVLQPYRLIKDHRTNTEEGNVDAVLDGRLDPFIKAYLLWQP, from the exons ATGGCCGATATCACCGAATCAGCGGAATCCAAACAGTTGCTCGACAGCCTCAAGGGCAAAATGCTCGTGCTCAAGGAGCATCTT GACTTAGACGGCAAGCGTGAACAAGTCGAACTGCTGGAGCGGCAGACGGTCAGCCCCAACTTCTGGGACAACCAGAGCGAGGCCAAGCGGGTGCAGCGCCAGTTGGGACAGCTGCAGGATCTGATCGGGGTGTGGGAGAAGAATTTCGGCGATCTCGAGGACGCCGAAATGCTGCTCGACATGGCCCGGGAAGAGAACGACCAGGACACCTACCAGGAGGTGGTTTCCGGTCTGGACGACCTTCGCCGCCGCGTCGAGCTGGTGGAGCTGGAGTGCATGTTTTCCGGCGAGCACGACGCCAACAACGCCATCCTCACCATCCATGCCGGGGCCGGCGGCACCGAGGCCCAGGACTGGGTCGGTATCCTCCTGCGCATGTACCTGCGCTGGGCGGAGTCCAAGGGGTTCAAGGCCGACATCCTCGATCTGCTGCCCGGCGACGAGGCCGGCACCAAGAGCGTCACCATCATGGTCAAGGGCAAATACGCCTACGGCTATCTCCGCTCCGAGGTCGGCATTCATCGGCTGGTCCGCATTTCGCCCTTCGATGCCAGCGGCCGGCGGCACACCTCGTTCGCCTCGGTGATGGTCATGCCCGAATTGGATGACGATGTCGAGATCGAGATCAACGACAAGGACATCCGCATCGACACCTACCGGGCCAGCGGTTCGGGTGGTCAGCACGTCAACAAGACCGATTCGGCCATCCGCATCACCCATTTTCCCACCGGCATCGTGGTCCAGTGCCAGAACGAGCGCAGCCAGCACAGCAACAAGGCCACGGCCATGAAGATGCTCATGGCAAGGCTCTACGAGCGGGAAAAGGAGGAGCAGCAACGCACCCAGGAAAATATCCAGGGCGACAAAAAGGAGATCGCCTGGGGCAGCCAGATCCGCTCCTATGTGTTGCAGCCCTACCGGCTGATCAAGGATCACCGCACCAACACCGAGGAGGGCAACGTGGACGCGGTCCTCGATGGGCGGCTCGATCCCTTTATCAAGGCCTACCTCCTGTGGCAGCCCTGA
- a CDS encoding saccharopine dehydrogenase family protein, with translation MSHVLIIGAGGVGSVVVHKCAQIPEVFTRITLASRTVAKCEAIAQSVKARTGVQVAVEQVDADNVAETVALIKRLKPDLLLNVALPYQDLPLMDACLETGVDYLDTANYEPPDVAKFEYKWQWAYRERFEKAGIMALLGSGFDPGVTNVYCAWAQKHHFDEIHTLDIIDCNAGDHGQAFATNFNPEINIREITQRGRYWEHGEWVETDPLSWSMSYDFPEGIGPKKCYLMYHEELESLVRNIRGLKRARFWMTFSEQYLTHLRVLENVGMTRIDPIKYQGTEIAPIQFLKAVLPEPASLGPLTKGRTCIGCVLRGIKDGKEKQLYIYNICSHEEAFREVGSQAISYTTGVPAMIGAKMMLQGLWKQPGVWNMEEFDPDPFMADLNTYGLPWTVVEL, from the coding sequence ATGTCCCACGTTCTTATCATCGGCGCCGGCGGTGTCGGCAGTGTTGTTGTTCATAAATGCGCCCAGATTCCCGAAGTGTTCACCCGCATCACCCTGGCCAGCCGGACGGTGGCCAAGTGCGAGGCCATCGCCCAATCGGTCAAGGCGCGCACCGGTGTGCAGGTGGCGGTGGAGCAGGTCGATGCCGACAACGTCGCCGAAACCGTGGCCCTGATCAAGCGGCTCAAGCCCGATCTGCTGCTCAATGTTGCCCTGCCCTACCAGGACCTGCCGCTGATGGATGCCTGCCTGGAAACCGGGGTCGACTACCTCGACACCGCCAACTACGAGCCGCCGGATGTGGCCAAGTTCGAGTACAAATGGCAGTGGGCTTATCGGGAACGGTTCGAGAAGGCGGGCATCATGGCCCTGCTCGGTTCCGGATTCGACCCCGGGGTCACCAACGTCTACTGCGCCTGGGCACAGAAACATCATTTCGACGAGATCCACACCCTGGACATCATCGACTGCAACGCCGGCGACCATGGCCAGGCCTTTGCCACCAACTTCAACCCGGAGATCAACATCCGCGAAATCACCCAGCGCGGCCGGTATTGGGAGCACGGCGAATGGGTGGAGACCGACCCGCTCTCCTGGTCGATGAGCTACGACTTCCCCGAGGGCATTGGCCCGAAAAAATGCTACCTGATGTACCACGAGGAACTCGAATCCCTGGTGCGCAACATCCGTGGGCTGAAACGGGCCCGTTTCTGGATGACCTTCTCCGAGCAGTACCTCACCCACCTGCGCGTGCTGGAAAACGTGGGCATGACCCGCATCGACCCGATCAAATACCAGGGCACGGAGATCGCACCCATCCAGTTCCTCAAGGCGGTGCTGCCGGAACCGGCTTCGCTCGGCCCCTTGACCAAGGGCCGCACCTGCATCGGCTGTGTGCTGCGGGGCATCAAGGACGGCAAGGAGAAGCAGCTCTACATCTACAATATTTGCAGTCACGAGGAAGCGTTCCGTGAGGTCGGCTCCCAGGCGATCAGCTACACCACCGGCGTGCCGGCGATGATCGGCGCCAAGATGATGTTGCAGGGGTTGTGGAAGCAGCCCGGCGTGTGGAACATGGAGGAGTTTGATCCCGATCCCTTCATGGCGGATTTGAACACATACGGCCTGCCCTGGACCGTGGTCGAGCTGTGA